From Glycine soja cultivar W05 chromosome 4, ASM419377v2, whole genome shotgun sequence, the proteins below share one genomic window:
- the LOC114410585 gene encoding uncharacterized protein LOC114410585 yields the protein MPLYSKFLKDLLTKKGKYIHSDNIVVEGNCSVVIQRILPPKYKDPGSVTIPCSIGVVSVGKALIDLGASINLMPLSMCRRIGELEILPTRMTLQLADHSITSPYGVVEDVLVKVCQFTFPANFVIMDIEKDVEIPLILGRPFMLIANCVVDMGKSNLEMSVDDQKVTFKLFDTMKQLINRNVCSKIERIENETTQIAKEKVLQDS from the coding sequence atgccactctactccaagTTTCTCAAAGATTTGCTGACCAAGAAGGGAAAATATATCCACAGTGATAAtattgtggtggaaggaaattgtagtgttgtTATCCAGAGGATCCTTCCACCAAAGTATAAGGATCCAGGGAGTGTTACTATCCCTTGCTCAATTGGTGTTGTGTCAGTTGGAAAAGCCCTTATTGACTTAGGGGCTAGCATTAATCTGATGCCCCTATCCATGTGTAGAAGGATTGGAGAGCTAGAAATCTTACCAACAAGAATGACATTGCAGCTGGCAGATCACTCAATCACAAGTCCATATGGTGTAGTGGAGGATGTGTTGGTCAAAGTGTGTCAATTCACTTTCCCTGCAAATTTTGTGATAATGGACATTGAAAAGGACGTTGAAATTCCACTGATTTTAGGCCGTCCATTCATGTTAATAGCCAATTGTGTGGTTGATATGGGGAAAAGTAATCTAGAGATGAGTGTGGATGACCAGAAGGTTACCTTCAAATTGTTTGATACaatgaaacaattaattaaCCGAAATGTCTGTTCCAAGATAGAGAGGATTGAGAACGAGACAACTCAGATTGCCAAAGAAAAGGTTTTGCAAGACTCTTAG